One region of Phragmites australis chromosome 18, lpPhrAust1.1, whole genome shotgun sequence genomic DNA includes:
- the LOC133898922 gene encoding obg-like ATPase 1, with the protein MPPKAAKKDAAPAERPILGRFSSNLKIGIVGLPNVGKSTFFNIVTKLAIPAENFPFCTIEPNEARVNVPDERFDWLCQLNKPKSEVPAFLEITDIAGLIRGAHAGEGLGNAFLSHIRAVDGIFHVLRAFEDTEITHIDDTVDPVRDLETIGEELRLKDVEFMGKKIEDLEKSMKRSNDKQLKIEHELCQRVIAHLNDGKDVRLGDWKAADIEILNTFQLLTAKPVVYLVNMSEKDFQRKKNKFLPKIHAWVQEHGGETILPFSCAFEQKLVDMPEDEAAKYCAENQLTSMIPKIIKTGFAAIHLIYFFTAGPDEVKCWQIRRQTKAPQAAGAIHSDFERGFICAEVMKFDDLKELGSESAVKAAGKYRQEGKTYVVQDGDIIFFKFNVSGGGKK; encoded by the exons ATGCCTCCGAAGGCGGCGAAGAAGGacgcggcgccggcggagcgcCCCATCCTCGGCCGCTTCTCCTCCAACCTCAAGATCGGGATC GTTGGGTTACCAAATGTTGGCAAATCAACTTTCTTTAACATTGTGACAAAGTTGGCAATCCCTGCCGAGAACTTTCCTTTCTGTACCATTGAACCAAATGAGGCACGTGTGAATGTTCCAGATGAGCGATTTGACTGGCTTTGCCAACTTAACAAGCCAAAGAGTGAG GTGCCTGCTTTTCTTGAAATAACTGACATAGCTGGGCTTATTAGAGGTGCTCATGCAGGGGAGGGTCTGGGGAATGCGTTCCTATCCCATATACGCGCTGTTGATGGAATCTTTCATGTTTTGA GAGCATTTGAAGACACAGAAATTACACATATTGATGATACAGTAGATCCTGTTAGAGATTTAGAAACTATCGGTGAAGAGCTCAGACTCAAG GATGTAGAGTTCATGGGGAAGAAAATTGAGGACCTTGAGAAGTCAATGAAGAGGAGCAATGATAAGCAGCTTAAAATTGAACATGAATTATGTCAGAGG GTCATAGCCCATCTCAATGACGGGAAAGATGTCCGTTTAGGAGATTGGAAAGCTGCTGACATTGAGATCTTAAATACCTTCCAGCTACTTACAGCTAAGCCAGTTGTTTATTTG GTGAACATGAGTGAAAAGGACTTTCAGAGGAAAAAGAACAAGTTTCTACCCAAGATACATGCTTG ggTGCAGGAACATGGTGGTGAAACCATTCTTCCTTTCAGCTGTGCTTTTGAACAGAAACTAGTGGATATGCCAGAAGATGAAGCTGCCAAATATTGTGCTGAAAACCAGTTGACAAG CATGATCCCCAAAATTATCAAGACTGGTTTTGCAGCAATTCATCTCATATACTTTTTCACAGCTGGTCCTGATGAG GTAAAGTGTTGGCAGATCAGACGTCAAACTAAAGCCCCTCAAGCTGctggtgcaatccactctgatTTCGAAAGGGGCTTCATATGCGCTGAG GTAATGAAGTTTGATGATCTAAAAGAACTGGGCAGTGAATCTGCTGTCAAG GCTGCTGGAAAATACAGGCAGGAAGGGAAGACCTACGTGGTGCAGGACGGGGACATTATCTTCTTTAAATTCAACGTGTCTGGTGGCGGAAAGAAGTGA
- the LOC133899080 gene encoding histone-lysine N-methyltransferase ASHR2 has product MASAPRNPTATAAGNALRVADLPGRGRGLVVARNVLQGEVLLSEPPILIYPATLASLPSYCSACFRSLPAAAAIACASCRAAAFCSPACAAASHPRLLCAALSNGGGAALAAAAPTEAVQEPLLFLLSAYSLPEPSLRTIISLSSAPPPPPGAQDAAGLHAAVAALVPPHMLLPGFSPDLTVALLAKDRGNSFAVMEPYRPGMSLELLKARAYAVYPRASLFNHDCLPNACHFDYPDRPGPGNTNIVVRALHDIPEGSEICISYFAANWSYADRQRRLLEDYGFRCECDRCQVESLWKHDDDNDGGDGDDIMEEEGEENGGDGGDGMEEGDGGDDSDVDFPHAYFFVRFLCDIEGCWGMLAPLPPSPNGQRSDVFECNLCGKLRKEEDALPNEGTSGMVQ; this is encoded by the coding sequence atgGCGAGTGCGCCGCGGAACCCCACCGCCACGGCGGCTGGAAACGCCCTCCGCGTGGCTGACCTCCCGGGCCGCGGCCGCGGTCTCGTGGTCGCCCGCAACGTCCTCCAGGGCGAGGTGCTCCTCTCCGAGCCTCCCATCCTCATCTACCCGGCCACCCtcgcctccctcccctcctacTGCTCCGCCTGCTTCCGctccctccccgccgccgccgccatcgcctgCGCTTCCTGCCGCGCCGCTGCCTTCTGCTCCCcggcctgcgccgccgcctcccaccCGCGCCTCCTCTGCGCCGCGCTCTccaacggcggcggcgctgccctcgccgccgctgccccCACCGAGGCGGTCCAAGAACCGctgctcttcctcctctccgcaTACTCCCTCCCGGAACCCTCTCTCCGCACcatcatctccctctcctcggCCCCGCCTCCGCCACCGGGCGCGCAGGACGCCGCAGGCCTCCACGCCGCGGTGGCGGCCCTGGTGCCGCCGCACATGCTACTTCCGGGCTTCTCGCCGGACCTCACGGTGGCGCTCCTCGCCAAGGACCGCGGCAACAGCTTCGCTGTCATGGAACCTTACCGCCCCGGGATGTCGCTCGAGCTCCTCAAGGCGCGCGCCTACGCGGTGTACCCCCGGGCGTCGCTGTTCAACCATGATTGCCTGCCCAATGCGTGCCATTTCGATTACCCCGACAGGCCAGGGCCGGGGAACACCAACATCGTGGTGCGGGCGTTGCATGACATACCGGAGGGGAGCGAGATCTGCATCAGCTACTTCGCGGCCAATTGGAGTTATGCCGATAGGCAGCGCAGGCTGCTAGAGGACTATGGGTTCCGGTGCGAGTGTGACCGGTGTCAGGTGGAGAGCCTGTGGAAGCATGATGACGATAACGATGGAGGTGATGGGGATGACATAATGGAAGAGGAGGGTGAGGAGAATGGTGGAGATGGTGGTGATGGGATGGAGGAGGGGGATGGTGGTGACGACAGTGACGTTGATTTCCCACATGCCTACTTCTTTGTGAGGTTCCTGTGTGACATTGAGGGCTGCTGGGGCATGCTTGCGCCATTGCCACCC